The following proteins are co-located in the Nerophis ophidion isolate RoL-2023_Sa linkage group LG04, RoL_Noph_v1.0, whole genome shotgun sequence genome:
- the hsd17b7 gene encoding 3-keto-steroid reductase isoform X2, with amino-acid sequence MQKVVIVTGANSGIGLALCERLLTEDPQLLLCLACRNMQKAQAARRALLTSHAHARLDLLHLDVASVQSVLAAARELRARYNRVDFLYLNAGIMPNPQVDLKAFVKGLFSRNVVNMFATAEGLLTQQDRLNADGLQEVFATNLFGHFLLWMSGVGPPCLLHFENDDR; translated from the exons TGGCATCGGGCTGGCCCTGTGTGAAAGGCTCCTGACTGAGGACCCCCAGCTCCTCCTGTGCCTGGCATGCAGGAACATGCAGAAGGCCCAGGCTGCCCGCCGCGCCCTGCTCACCTCCCACGCCCACGCCCGCCTGGACCTCCTGCACCTGGACGTGGCCTCTGTGCAGTCCGTGCTGGCGGCGGCCCGGGAGCTTCGGGCCAG GTACAACAGAGTGGACTTTCTGTACCTGAATGCAGGAATCATGCCCAATCCACAAGTGGACCTCAAGGCTTTTGTCAAGGGTCTGTTCTCCAG GAACGTGGTCAACATGTTTGCCACCGCAGAGGGTCTCCTCACCCAGCAAGACCGCCTCAACGCTGACGGTCTGCAGGAGGTCTTTGCTACCAACCTCTTTGGTCACTTTCTCCTG tggatgtccggTGTAGGTCCACcctgcctcctccattttgaaaacgatgacaggtga
- the hsd17b7 gene encoding 3-keto-steroid reductase isoform X1, translating to MQKVVIVTGANSGIGLALCERLLTEDPQLLLCLACRNMQKAQAARRALLTSHAHARLDLLHLDVASVQSVLAAARELRARYNRVDFLYLNAGIMPNPQVDLKAFVKGLFSRNVVNMFATAEGLLTQQDRLNADGLQEVFATNLFGHFLLVRELEPLLCQQPHTSRLVWTSSSNARRSAFSVEDIQHSTGSEPYSSSKYACDMLSVALNTHKNSQGLYSSVICPGLVMTNLTYGILPSFLWTLIMPIMWLIRIFTHTFTLTPYNGAGSLHWLFLQSPESLDPRAKYHSLTSGLGTNYTEPRQMDVDDSTCQLLYEELLQLEKEVRRRYS from the exons TGGCATCGGGCTGGCCCTGTGTGAAAGGCTCCTGACTGAGGACCCCCAGCTCCTCCTGTGCCTGGCATGCAGGAACATGCAGAAGGCCCAGGCTGCCCGCCGCGCCCTGCTCACCTCCCACGCCCACGCCCGCCTGGACCTCCTGCACCTGGACGTGGCCTCTGTGCAGTCCGTGCTGGCGGCGGCCCGGGAGCTTCGGGCCAG GTACAACAGAGTGGACTTTCTGTACCTGAATGCAGGAATCATGCCCAATCCACAAGTGGACCTCAAGGCTTTTGTCAAGGGTCTGTTCTCCAG GAACGTGGTCAACATGTTTGCCACCGCAGAGGGTCTCCTCACCCAGCAAGACCGCCTCAACGCTGACGGTCTGCAGGAGGTCTTTGCTACCAACCTCTTTGGTCACTTTCTCCTG GTGAGAGAGCTGGAGCCTCTGCTGTGTCAGCAGCCTCACACGTCTCGTCTGGTGTGGACCTCCTCCAGCAACGCCCGCCGCAGCGCCTTCAGCGTGGAAGACATCCAGCACAGCACGGGCTCGGAGCCCTACAGCTCCTCCAAGTACGCCTGCGACATGCTGAGTGTGGCCCTCAACACGCACAAGAACAGCCAG GGGCTGTACTCCTCGGTGATATGTCCAGGACTGGTGATGACCAACCTAACTTACGGGATCCTGCCATCCTTCCTTTGGACTCTCATCATGCCAATCATGTGGCTG ATCCGGATCTTCACCCACACCTTCACTCTCACACCCTACAACGGAGCGGGCTCTCTG CACTGGCTGTTCCTCCAAAGCCCCGAGTCTCTGGACCCTCGGGCAAAGTATCACAGCTTGACGTCGGGACTCGGGACAAACTACACGGAACCGCGGCAG ATGGACGTTGACGACAGCACATGCCAACTGCTTTATGAGGAGCTTCTTCAGCTGGAGAAGGAAGTCAGGAGAAGATATTCTTAG